The window AGTaaaaagtgaaggaggagaaatgcAGTGTGACGTATGTCTGGCTCTTGCAGAATGGCAGAGCTTGTATATAAACCTCTGAGTGAGCAGACCAACATGTGGAGACGCTGAAACACATGTGTTTGCGCATAAATTAccatgtatgcatgcacatgcacgcacaggcacaaacaaaaaacacacataaggGTAGTGAGCATTAGCTACGCATGCAAGCTCACAGCCACCTAGACATTAGCTCACACACAAACGAGCACAtttttacagacagacacacatacctgTCATTGCAATTCACATGATCATTCTCTTTATATGAAAGAGACAGGGAATTGTCAGAGTGGCAGAAGCTGAGGCCTCATATTTGCCCTGCTGTCAGAGCCAGTGAGCAAAGGATGACATTAACATGAGCGCTCCTGTCCCTTAAAGCTCACCCTGTCTGCATCGAAACGAGAGCCCAGTCTGtgcacagctgtgctcagtgTCCAGCAGTCTGCAGTTTAATCAatgagaaactgttttttttccctctttgcttACCTATTTCCAGGCTGCTTTCCATGAGAGTTGAGGTATCTTTGTCAATAATGTTTTGCACTGACAACGATGTAACCTCCAATGAAGTTATaccaccttctctctctgcatgaCCAGCTCTGTCTTCACTCCTTGGAAAATGAGCAGGGGAGGGGGCGGTTTAACAAGTTTGGCTCACtctaaaaacaaatgacagccTACAAAACAAATGTGGCATTACAACTGAGTATTAAAAGGCTTGACATTTACCAAGGCTCATTTATATGGCTGCCCATACTTAGCTCATTGGCAGCCCCCATTACACTGGGTAGAGCAGGAGTGAGGAGGCTAGGGCTGGGAAGGGCTGGGGCTGGGCAAACACAGTGGGGTGAGCCTTTAACGGCCTGTGGGAGGATCGTCCTGTAGATGAATGAACACCTGGATTAATGGGGTCAGTGAGCACCAAGCTGCTGAGAAAGGAGAATCCCAGCCAAGGCAGCcattttatattttacttttactgcatgtctCATGgactgttttcctctgctggtTTCCGGGGGGGCAGCAGGGGGGTTTCAAGGGGGCACGAGAGAGCAAAGAAAGGACATTTTTTGGACCTGTGTACTGTATACAGGACACAAGCAGTGGGGGTGCTAGTTATACAGTTATGACTTCATGAACCCTCAGCCACTTCAAGGACGCGACCCCAGCAGGCAAACTGCAATGGGTTTATACTGATTCACAATAATTTGTACAAATgttaaagaaatgtaaaatgtatttacttTGTCAGAAGCTCACCTGAATTGGTACTGATTATACTTCATTGTGAAGAGACGTACTGTGTACCGAAGTGTCATTATCCTTAATACTTAAAACATTTTCGCCTGAGTCATTCGGGAATTAGTTGGGCTCAATTTACTATTGTCAACCTTGACTGTTCTCTAGCTAACAAACGGGGAGGGTGCTGGCCCTTTAAATGGAGCTCTGAGTGCTTGGCAGGCTAATAGATGCAGTAAAGGTGCTATTGGATGGCAACCTGAAAAATGGTCTTATCTGAAAAGGTCCAGGACAGTTATAAATGAAATAATCGCGCTCGACACATTAATCCATGTTCATGCCCTAGGGGGAGACCTCAGCTCACCAtttgatctgtgtgtgagtgcatgtatACAGTATGCCTATGTGCGTGCACATGCATGTCTCTGTGTACTTGCAAGTAACCAGCCCCTTtgactcattttttttcccctttttccctCCTTCAATCATTTTCTTTTAGAGCTAACAGCAAAGGTTTTATTATTCTTTCTGACTTGCTTTTAACTGGGAAATCCAGCGGGGGATACGAcacagggaaagagagggaggagagagaaatagtagaagaaaagagagaaagatccgaagacaggaagacaagcgagaaagacggagagggagagaaattaaAGACATTTAAGTCACAATATCCGATTTGGCATGGGCACTGGACCACCACGGTTTAAATGACGTACAGTTATTGCTCAAAAGGTTCCTGGAGTGCCAGGCAACCCAGACTTGCAAGGCAGTGGGGGCATCTGAAGGACAGACAAAAGACTGTCCTCATTTGTTGCATATTAATTCCATCATCAGAGACTCATGGCCTATCAGCGACAGTACGTCCTCTCAACACCGTCCTGGCTCTTTTCTGATTCGTGTTTGTAAGGAGAAGCAGGAACGGGCAGCTGAGTAAAGATCTCAAAAACCAGGTCATCAAAtcacacctgcagcacaaaAATCTGTTCAGATTTTCCTGTTAATTCTTAGAAAAACGCTTTCAATGTGGATCAATCTATTTGGGAACCAAAAAGTATagacaaaaatgttttacagtctCACAActcattgtttttgctgcaaattaacacacttttatttcaaatataaatGTCATTCAAGCACTAATTTGTAAAAAGTTGCAATACTactgattatttatttgacCCTCTTCTAATAGTTTATCAACTGTCAATGAAGAAAATTGCTCAGGTGTcctcacactgacacataaGTATATGAACTGGATGACTGAGTTGCTGTCCTATCCAGGAAGGTAAAAGGAAGACACGAGGAGATTCTCTCCTCTACACCCTCAGAAATCAATTTGCTGCACTGTGTCATGAATTAATTCAGCTTTTGCTTTGTGCTCAACCAGCCAAGCAACTATTTTCTATTAGGAAGcttgtgagaaaatgagtgacatTCTTCTCATGAAATGTTTCTCATTTCACAGCATAACCCAGTGAACACAGGAAGCCAAATTTGTGAGCGAAAACAAGTTAGAATTTATAGTAAacactgccatctactggacaTGAATCAACTGTACCATATGAGCATGGTGCGCATATGCACAGAACTGCAAAGATAATTGAAAGCTGGGCCGTGTCCCAAAATACATAATTAGGTGTTATATTTGACATCCAAAAACAAATACCACTCACACAGGGACTTATAATGTGTTTGTACTAATTAATTACAGTATTGATTGTGATCTCACTGGTGAATTgtatttttcaaacttcaaacaaaTTCCCATGATTGGCGAATAAAGTGGAAAGGTAGGGGACTCGTAAGAGAcaagatttaaaaacaaaaaaacaatagtCAAAATCATTGCAATCAGAtgctgagatatcctgactttgaTTTCCTGGTATGGGTCAACCTTCACAAAGACTGGACCCTAAACTTCTATACTTCTATACTGTCCTTTGCTCGACTCTGCCTGCAAATGGTCACGTCtttcaaattcagtgttttctgtgactGAAGTGGTTTTGACAGATTGTGTAATATTTCTAGTGTGTGACTACTAAATTCACCTTGAATTGAGTctttgcaaatgatttcatAAGAATGGACTGCTATGtcatatgttaaaaaaaagttacacaCCCAACAATCTCACTATgggaacaaacaaaacaaagcataacaacaaaacaaacaaacagcagcattgtATTACACTCATTCAGACCTCTGTCTTTTACCTGCAATAGTAAATTGCTGTTGTGTAGTGACACAAGACAATGCTGCCCCCCAGTGACCACCGggtgaaaacacatgaagaatAATGTATCGTGACcttatttttgtttgtcataaaaatataaatatgttttaGGTTTGGcaaaaagaaacatgttttcacatgaaGAGAACAGAGTTGTTTCATATGACAATTAAGAAGATAGAAGTGCAGTGTGAGCACCCTTAATGTTTGCCACTTTCACTGATTTAAGATCCAACAGTGACCACACAGGTCACTGGAAGGAAATATGAGCTAATGCAGCCCACAATAAATTTAAAACGGTACTGTACTGAATTAGTACTGCATGTCAAGATAACGATGCCAATAGGGAGGTTGTGATCTCCACTTACACTGTATGACTTTGCAAGAACTCAGATTGTTCTGTATGTTTAAGTTTTATAACTATATATATTTTGCTGTCAAGTATATACAATAATCAGGAGTGTAACTATAAAGTACCGTGTATAACAATGATTTCTATTCCTCTATCCATTTATAGCTGCTTACTTTCATGGCACATCTTTTTGACATCAGAATCAGAGGGCTGTGTCCCACAATTCTCTCTAAAACGGACAATGCAACAGCCACGATCACCCAGCCACTGGACAGGTGTGCGGAGGAAAGAAAGTAGGCACGATTTAAACGTTTCAAGGTCTCTTTATGATTCTTGACAGaattatttctgtctcttttcatcGTGTCACTACTGTGTCTTAACCCTCTCTTCTGCCTCTTTCCCACATTTACATTTGCCGGTAAATTACTGGGATGACGTTTAAGGTATCATTCAAGATTTTCACTGAATCCAAAGGCTACAAAACTcaacagaagcagaagaaaatggGGCCAGGCTGGATGTACATGTACGTGGCAGAAGATTTTCAGGACCAAAGCAGGCGaggagctgtttttgtgtgtagcCAATGTTCTTGTAACATTCTGTATTATGTTTTCTCATGATCGGCTTGAattagaaacacacactggcTACATTAAAAGAGCATTGGAGTTTTGTGGGTTCAAATACCTCCTGAGCGGAGTCCTGTGATTGGTTCGCTTCTCTGACTGATTTAAGCCTTTTTGTGCTTGCccctgctgtcactgctttcattcacaacacAGCCACTAAGGCACTTTCTCTGAAATGTTACTAGGTCTTGAGGTAGGAGATTGGTGATACAGATTTTTTGATCCCTGctcccattcacacatgacCCCATGCAGGAACTGATCCTGAATCGACGGGACTGACTGCATGCGTCAAAGGGACTTATGACAGCAGGCTTTTCAGCCCACCATCGAATATGGCCTTTTGGAACAGACCAAGATACATGGTGCATGACCCCCTGCCAAGTTCTGCTGTCATGGGATGGGATCTGAGCTACAAACACTTCTGATGACACGTACTGGCTGCTAACCCACCTAGACTGGCTTTcaatacaaaacagcagaggtTCTCTTCAAAGCACCTTCCGGATATCTGAGCTCCCCGCCCTGTACGACAGTGATTTAAACACTGAGAACCAAACTCCAACAAAAGGGATATGACACTTTAGCTACTTTAAACACATCAACATCCTAAATATCTTTGTGCTTGACAAACTGCTTCTTTTTCAGCTTTGGGGTTTTATGACTAATAGATTAGAGCACTTAGAAATTATGGAGTAGAAATAATACCCTAAGGATTTTGCTTATTGCTATAGTTCGAACACTTTTGTGGTTTCGgtatttacagtatgttctCCTTGGCACTACCTTCAACATCCCCAGGAACCTAAAGGAAAGAGGGTGGTAATGCTCTTACAAAGGGTTGATCTTCATGCACAGTGTGACAAAGGTCATGTGACATGGAGTCATGTTCTCTGTTATCAATtgactgaaggaaaaacaaaggtgGGTCTGGAAGGATCAGAAAGACAGAGGTTAAGTATCAAATGAGGTGAAAGTGGAGGAAAGGCAAATGGGCAATGCTTGCACATTCAAATGTGTGTTATTCAAATTTCTCTCAGCTAAGCCTGCacactgaaaatatttaaatatctcTGCCGACTTGAAGCAAATATAATGTTCCCATATAACTTCTCTGGAACAGCATGTGGCGAACTGCTGTAATATCTTTCCGAAAGAAACCTTTGTGTTACTTTGAGAGTTAAAATTGTGCTTCTAGATCAGTCAACCATGCACATTATCCTTGGTCCAATGCAATGTGAAAGAGGCCCTTTGTGAATCCAATTCTAATCTTTACATCAAGCCTTTAACAAGCAGAATGCTTATTCATTGATGGGAAATGTTGTTCAAAATATGTTCATCTGTACAAGAACTGAATCATGAAAAACTCAATCTTAGACAAAATCTGCTCAAAAAGGGACttaaaagagaaggagaagcaggGGAGCAACCCAAAGCACCTCTACTCTCTGGACATTTTCCAATTAGGCTGTGGCTCGGCAGCAGATCAAAGCTAGGATAATCCTTGGGCTGGATGGTGTGGCTACTAGTATGTGGACCTAAATATGAGAGTAACAACAAATAGGGAGTTAGGTTGACAaatgagtgtgtcagtgtgagttaCACGGAAGGAAGACAGgggtggaggagaaaagggggaaGATATGGAATGGATAGAGAATGAATCTCTGCTGAGTGTGTAccggagaaggagaaggaggaggggaggttcGCGGTTGGTGCACTGGCATGTGACGTCAGCGGCTTGTTGGATTGAGGTGCTTTGTCCTGCTGATTTTAATCCTAACTCATTAAGGAACAGAGAGCAAGTGCCTGTGCAAACCCTCTggggaagagagaaagtgacaggAGAAGGAAGGAACACTGCACAATCTGTCAAGGGAGATCAGTGGAGATAATTTACGGcttgagagacagaagaggagagaaatcaagcattttatttttgcttttcagtcTCATGCCTGCTTTCCCTCATTACCCGTTCCCTTGTTTGTCCTAAACCTCTTTACTGGCAATCTTTACGTGTGGCCTGTTCAAGCATGCCCCCAAACGGAATTAACAGGGCCCTGAAGCTGCAGTTTGGCCTCATCAACTATGAGAACCGCTACCTGACGGCTGAGGCTTTCGGCTTCAAGGTGAATGCCTCGGGCATCAGCTtgaagaagaaacagatttGGACCTTAGAGCAGGATGAGCAAGATGGTCAAGTAGTGTTCCTCCGCAGCCACCTGGGACGCTATCTTGCCTCTGACAAAGATGGGAAGATCACATGTGGGGCAGAGAAGCCTGACCCTGACTGTCGTTTCCTTATTGTCCCCCAATCTGATGGTCGCTGGGCACTGCAATCAGAGCCTTACCTGCGTTACTTTGGAGGCTCGGCTGACTACCTGTCCTGCTTTGCCCAAGCCATTGGAGAACAAGAGCTGTGGGCCGTCCACTTGGCTTTACACCCACAGGCCAGTCTGCTCAGTGTAGCACGGAAGCGCTATGCCCACCTGTCTGCTTCAGATGGAGAGATCTCAGTGGACAGCAACATTCCCTGGGGAGTGGACTCCTTGGTTACCTTGGTATACATGGACGGCAAGTACAGCCTGAAGACCTGTGACAGCCGCTTTCTCAGCAATGATGGCAAACTGGTGAAGGAGAACACCAATAATACTAGCTTCACACTGGAGCTGAAATCTGGGAAGCTGGCATTTAAGGACTGTGATGGGAAATATCTGACCCCAGTGGGTCCCACAGGAACTCTGCGATCTGGCCGATGCTCCAAGCCTGGAAAAGATGAGCTGTTTGATCTTGAGGAGAGTCACCCACAAGTAGTTTTTCAAGCCGCCAATAAAAGATTTGTCTCTGTCAAGCAAGGTAATCAGCCAGTGATGCACTCTTgagaaaaaaagcatatttttcaTGTAATCACATGTCTTTCTTGTGTAATGGTAAGAAGAGAGAGTTTGATTTTGACAAGACGTTCACCATCCAGTATTGAGCATTGAGGAACgtagaaaagagaaatgactTTCATTGTTGAAAGGCAAAAGAATGAAATTTGATTGTGTGctaatacattttaaagaaacCTGAATCTATTCCAAATAAGGTAAGGTAAAAGTCTGTTCATGGTAATAAATGGGGACGAAAAAATATGTCTAAACATAGCCAGATCTGCTTCTCATTCTCAGTTCATACTTCAATGAATATAACATTGTGGTTAATGCATTGCTTttgacaaaatgacagcaaTTTCCACCACTATGAATTGGCGATCATTATGTAGCTGCTGTAAATCTTTGTGCACTTTACCACAGTGTTAGTAAGTGAAACGAGACCACTTTCAGATCCTTCAGAAATCAGTGCACTATTTTTTAAAATAGAGTTGCTaacataaatgttttttttttttgctctgtaatttttttttatctgactCAATTTAGGCATTGAGGTTAGCTATGAGTCTAGCTTTAAAATATCTAAACAACATAGCACAGTAGAGTACACGGTGTGCCTTTTGCTGACTAAGAATACAGTACAGTCCTGAATGGAGCAGTATCATTGCTTGGGGTTGTGGACATAAAGTGAATTCCATTACAGTAACCAAAAAAGCTAACCAGTGACATCTATCAGGTACTTAAGAGAAAAGCGCTGCTTTTGCTGCCTACATGCTGGATCCTGAATGGTTGACAGCCGTACTGGGGAGGTAATTGTGGTAATGGGCTTTGTCATTTCCACTGTGTGTCCATTGAAGATTAAGCAGTGTGCAAATGACTCCAGGGCAGATCTGTGCCCCATGGGTGTCAATTACCATCAATGGACTTTAAGGCTGGCAGCTACTCACTCCTTACCATCACCCATCAAGCGAATTTTTCCAAATTATGTGAATCTGTATTTGGCCAGCATGCCAATGAGCTGCAAAAAGAGTTACAGCCACGTCTTACCAGACAGATCAGTTACAAGGTCTCTTGTCAGCCTGTATGATGCGATCTGCTCCACCCTGTGAAATTTAGCAAACAATGTGGGGGGACAGGAGAGAAAACGTTGTTCTAATGCAGCTTTTAGGGttttaaaattcaattaaatcaGCTAACAGTTATTACAAGCCATATTGTAGAATACAGTTCTGCATTAAAAAAGGTCACTCTCCTGGCAATATTTCAACAACCTGGCATGCCATTCTCATAATATAGGGCAAATAATCAAATAACTGTAGTGTTTGGCCTTGTGGCAGTTCCTCGTTTTTTAAGGAACAAGGCACTGAAAGCTGCTTAGTGGGCCCTGCAGTGCAGCTTTGCATTTCACCACTCAGGGAATTACAGCAAGCGAATGAACGGGAAGGGTGGAGGGGTGACTGTGGGGGATTAGGGTTGTAACAGGCTTAAGAGAAAGGTTGAAGGATATTTCTGTGGCATCTAATTTGAActacagcagacacagtgaagttatatgtgtctgtgtattctCCCCCACCTGACACACCCCACCAGACAGAGGTAATACATGTGGATTAAGTATATAATACTAGGTTGACTAGAAGTGAGGCACTCAGTTTTGGAGAACAGGGCACTGACCAACTGGAAAGATTCTGGATGTTATTCTGTGTTGGTTTTAGCTTTACTTACACAACTGCTGTTATATGCAAAACTAATCACACAAGCTAATTCCATGGAATTTGCTTAAGAGCAAAGGTTCATAAAATGAGGCGAGGAAACATCCACAGcttgaagatgaaaacaaaacaggctaTTTACTTAAAGTGATCCTCAACCAAAAATCTATTTTTCTCAGAATGAAAAGCTCCATACACCCGATAGACTTGAAAGGTGGAACATGTTCCAATAATGGCATGTTTTCATGGGGGGGCACCAAaagttctgtttttctgtgatggCACTTTTTATAAGTTAGAGTTGTGGAAAACGAAAGCACAATTTCATTGAATGATGAAACACTGCAACCTCAATGTGTTCAGTAAGTACAAATAAATGCTATAAATCTATGgaagtaaaactgaaaattggGTCAAAGTGTCATCTCAGCATTAGCTATTGTACTTGGCCATACCCATACCCTTATTAGATCGCTAATTACAGGCTTGTCAGAATAGCCCTGAAGCAACACACATGCCAAAGCAccatacatttgtgtgtgtcccATTATGACACCCCCACTAGAGTGGATAACAATTTTTACACTTGTGTCGACTTGCACGACAGAAAATCAAGCTACGAAAATAATTCAGCACGTACGCTGAATAAATTATTGGATGAaggtgtaatgtgttttttgtttgtaggTTTTAATTAACGCATACATGTAATGCCTACAGCATCAGCACATTTGATCAATCTGCCAAATAAAATCTGGTGTGACCTAACAGCACCTGGGGCCAGATGTATAAACaatgtgcacatacacaaaaaaaaaacaaaaacatgcatatgCCATTTCCCACACAAAAACTGGTATTTATAGAAGAAGAATATGCAGTGAGAAGGTACGTATCTCACACATACTACACCAAAAGTACACACGCTTTTCCAGAGATAACTGCAGTTGATATAAAATGGAGATCAAATATAAAGTGAGAGATGTGATCTGAAGAAAAACTGTTGAATGTTCTGATGCTATAGAAGAACCTTGCGGGTGCGACACAATATGTGAAAAAAGAATGCTAGTGTATATTTCTATCTTtgtgcatacacacagtttCAGAGGGGAACTTTATGTATGGTCCCTGCTGCCTATAGAAGGAGACAGAAGCCTTGGATGACTCATTTTAGGTAGCACAATGTATCACGTGGCACAACAACAGCCAAGGCATTGATGTAATCAAACGTTGGATTACTATATTATGCATACAAGACTCATCTACAATGCCTGGGAGAGTAAATGACATTCAAGAGGATGCAACTTTGTAATTCATAATTTCTACTCAACACAAGCACAGTTATCAAGGATGTCTCTGTGTTCCCTTGTTACCAGGAGTGAgcatttcagccaatcaggatgtGGAGACAGACATGGAGACCTTTCAGATGGAGATTGATAAGGAGAGCAAAAAGTCTATGTTCAGGACCAATGGCGGATCCTACTGGACTCTAGTGACTCACGGAGAGATCCAGTCTACTGCCACAGAGGTGTAAGTAGCTTTTATAGCTTAGAAAAAGGAGCTTTCCATGTTTTCACATATCTCTTCTCTGAATCTCCTCAAACTGCCCatccatgtcttttttttccccagagagGTCAACACGATGTTTGACATCGAGTGGCGAGGACAGAGGGTGGCACTCAAAGCAAGTAATGGAAAGTATGTGTGTACAAAGAAGAACGGGCAGCTCTCAGCTGTCAGCGACACAGTGGGTAGGTGTTCTCAGGCGAGCAACTACAGATTCAATGTTTAAGTTCAAAATGCCATCACAGGTACAGTACTGTACCACCAgcacaataaatgaacagcatttgTCCTTCATTGCAGGTGATGATGAATTATTCCTGATGAAACTCATCAACCGCCCCATGCTGATCCTTAGTGGAGAGAATGGCTTTGTGTGCCACCACAAAAACTCCAACACTCTGGACGCAAATCGATCTGTCTATGACATTTTCTCATTGATCTTCAACGATGGCGCCTACAACATAAGAAGTTAGTGTTCTCACATGTTGAATTTCAAAGCCGTTCTCATTCCCAAGTCTTTAAATACCAACGCTTTTTGTCACACCCTTTCTGCCAGGAAGCCCGTCTAACACGCAATTAATGTTGTGAAGCTGTTGCAGTTTGATTAGGTTTCTGCATGATAATCATATCTGTATCCTGTTTTAATAGCAACGGATGCTAATTCAAACAAATGGCTAATATATAATCCACTGATATCCTCCTACAGGTGTGAATGGAAAGTTCTGGTATGTCTCTAGCAGTGGCCTAGTGTGTTCAGATGGAGAAAAACCAGAGGATTTTTTCCTTGAGTTCCTGGAACATGGACGCATCGCCATCAAGGGCCCCAATGGCAAGTACCTTCGTGGAGACCAGGGGGGTACGCTCATGGGTGACGGTACAACCGTTGATGCATCTTCTCTTTGGGAGTACTGATCCCTTTCAATCAGGGTCCTCAAAGAGAAGCAAGAAGGCGGGGTGCAAGACTGGCTTCCATCAGCTCAAATGAAGCGGACTGACTGGGTTACATTATCCTGCTTGTTTTTATACTAGCTGCCAGGTGCCCAAtaccatgttttcttttcttttttaattggGAAGAAGTGAACACTTTAGGGAGATACTATATGTGTGGTTTTTCTTATGTATGTTAAATGTTTTGTCCTTCAAATGACAATGCCTACATCAAACAACACATACTAGGCGAAAATGTGTGATTACGGATTAAGACAGTGTCTGCCCAATCTTTCAGACACACTTCATTCAACATAGCTACTGTACCAAATATCTTTGAGGGCAGCCACACTGCTCAGTCATCATTCCCTGCATGGGGTCATGTGTCAATGTGAGCAAGGATCGATACTCAGGGAAATCTGCACCATCCATTTCCAACCTAGTACAATTTTAGGGAAAATGCCAGTACAGTTGTGttatgaatgaaagcagtgACATTGCAGGGACAAGCACATAAAAGGTTACGTCCATCTGACGAAAGACACTTTCACGTGGAGCGACCAAACCAATCACCAGAGCCCACTGATGATGCATTCCAACCTGCGACACTCCAAgtatatcacaaaaaaaagataactTGTCTCGCAAACTTGTTGAATCCATTAGAAGAGCACTGAACAAAAACTGGTCCTCGCCAACCATGTTCCACCAAAAGATGTCTTCCGCTGTGTACGTGTACATCCATCCTTGCCccaatcttcttcttctgttaagTTTTATGGTGGCTAGCATCCAAAAGTGCGGTATTACAGCCATCTGCTGGACTCTCCCTTGCCCGAATCTATTGCAGCATTGCCATGGCATGTGCGAAAAAGCGCAAgatggaaatgttcctgaatgtAGCTGCATTTGTAAATAGTGAAAATGACTAGCGGTGCCTGAATGATTATCCCAGTCATTCACCAGGAACTGTGTTAAAGAGTGTTGCTGcatgacacattttctgtttagcCTATTCAGAAAGCATGGCCAtgaatggtgacaaaaggagCATTTAGCTTTGTTTGCTACTAAAC of the Chaetodon auriga isolate fChaAug3 chromosome 16, fChaAug3.hap1, whole genome shotgun sequence genome contains:
- the fscn2a gene encoding fascin-2a; translated protein: MPPNGINRALKLQFGLINYENRYLTAEAFGFKVNASGISLKKKQIWTLEQDEQDGQVVFLRSHLGRYLASDKDGKITCGAEKPDPDCRFLIVPQSDGRWALQSEPYLRYFGGSADYLSCFAQAIGEQELWAVHLALHPQASLLSVARKRYAHLSASDGEISVDSNIPWGVDSLVTLVYMDGKYSLKTCDSRFLSNDGKLVKENTNNTSFTLELKSGKLAFKDCDGKYLTPVGPTGTLRSGRCSKPGKDELFDLEESHPQVVFQAANKRFVSVKQGVSISANQDVETDMETFQMEIDKESKKSMFRTNGGSYWTLVTHGEIQSTATEVEVNTMFDIEWRGQRVALKASNGKYVCTKKNGQLSAVSDTVGDDELFLMKLINRPMLILSGENGFVCHHKNSNTLDANRSVYDIFSLIFNDGAYNIRSVNGKFWYVSSSGLVCSDGEKPEDFFLEFLEHGRIAIKGPNGKYLRGDQGGTLMGDGTTVDASSLWEY